A section of the Petrimonas sulfuriphila genome encodes:
- the zupT gene encoding zinc transporter ZupT produces the protein MDNQVVLTAFLLTLFAGLSTGIGSLIALIAKRTNTNFLSFALGLSAGVMIYVSFMEMLPKALEMLSESFGEKTANLYMLLALFGGIAFIALIDFLVPKSSNPHEMHGVEEMKKNKLRLKHTGIITALTIGIHNFPEGIATFMTAINSLEVAIPITVAIAIHNIPEGIAVAVPIYHATGSRKKAFWLSFSSGLAEPVGAIIAYLFLIRFWNPVLDALILAIIAGVMIYISLDELLPSAEKYGKHHLSIIGLVTGMVIMAVSLYLFI, from the coding sequence ATGGATAACCAAGTAGTTCTTACCGCATTTCTCCTTACGCTGTTTGCCGGACTTTCAACCGGCATTGGAAGCCTTATTGCGCTCATCGCCAAGCGTACCAATACCAATTTCCTGAGCTTCGCCTTAGGGTTGTCGGCAGGGGTAATGATTTACGTTTCATTTATGGAGATGTTGCCCAAGGCACTCGAAATGCTATCGGAGTCCTTTGGCGAAAAAACAGCAAACCTGTATATGCTTCTGGCACTTTTTGGAGGGATTGCCTTTATTGCGCTTATCGACTTCCTGGTTCCCAAATCGAGCAACCCTCATGAGATGCACGGTGTGGAAGAAATGAAGAAAAATAAGCTGCGGTTAAAACATACCGGTATCATTACCGCACTCACTATTGGCATCCACAATTTCCCCGAAGGGATTGCTACGTTTATGACAGCGATTAACTCGCTGGAAGTCGCTATACCCATTACGGTAGCCATTGCTATCCACAATATACCGGAAGGCATTGCTGTTGCTGTTCCCATCTATCACGCTACAGGAAGCCGAAAAAAAGCCTTTTGGTTATCGTTTTCATCGGGTCTGGCAGAGCCGGTAGGAGCCATTATTGCTTACCTCTTTCTGATCAGGTTCTGGAATCCCGTACTCGATGCACTTATTCTGGCTATAATTGCCGGGGTTATGATATATATATCGTTGGACGAACTACTTCCGAGTGCCGAGAAATACGGAAAGCACCACCTCTCGATCATTGGCCTGGTTACAGGAATGGTTATTATGGCGGTCAGTTTATATTTGTTTATTTGA
- a CDS encoding inositol monophosphatase — protein sequence MIDINKIRNNVEQIACSTGEFLKEQQAQLHQSDIELKGTRNFVTHIDTEAEKMLVKKLGELIPGATFLTEEGTVTYVDGQYTWIIDPLDGTTNYVHGDTPFSVSVALMKDREIILGVVYDPVADELFSASAKGKVTLNGNSFKTSLHQTLTNGYIGFGIPYSLDDRGEKILKNAAGQFRKCSFRIKGSAAIEICYVACGRSDAYFHSGLSPWDVAAGTFILECAGGTCTDFSGGRNYIFNKELVASNGKIHQEIMDKIINNGETNP from the coding sequence ATGATAGACATCAATAAAATACGCAATAACGTTGAACAGATTGCCTGTTCAACGGGAGAATTTCTGAAAGAACAGCAAGCACAATTGCATCAATCGGATATTGAACTGAAAGGTACGCGAAATTTCGTAACGCACATCGATACGGAAGCCGAAAAAATGTTGGTGAAAAAATTGGGAGAATTGATTCCCGGCGCTACTTTCCTTACCGAAGAGGGCACCGTCACTTACGTTGATGGACAGTACACTTGGATCATCGATCCACTGGACGGAACCACCAATTACGTTCACGGTGACACTCCGTTTTCTGTAAGTGTCGCATTGATGAAGGACCGGGAGATTATTCTGGGAGTTGTCTACGACCCCGTTGCCGACGAGCTGTTTTCCGCTTCTGCCAAAGGTAAGGTTACCCTGAACGGGAATTCCTTTAAAACCAGTTTGCACCAAACGCTTACGAACGGATACATCGGGTTCGGGATCCCTTATTCCCTTGATGACCGGGGAGAGAAAATACTTAAGAACGCCGCGGGACAATTCCGAAAATGCAGTTTTCGGATCAAAGGCTCGGCAGCCATTGAAATCTGTTATGTTGCCTGCGGAAGAAGCGATGCCTATTTCCATTCAGGCCTCTCACCTTGGGATGTGGCGGCCGGAACCTTTATCCTGGAATGTGCCGGAGGCACATGCACCGATTTTTCGGGAGGCCGCAATTATATTTTCAACAAAGAACTGGTGGCCAGCAACGGAAAGATCCACCAGGAGATAATGGATAAAATCATCAATAACGGAGAAACTAACCCATAA
- a CDS encoding S9 family peptidase, with protein MRYNLLLITLSVLLPLSAQRNFMPSGIHSFVPITVQRPVLLDSTDLKDSKFSDETLLSYSISFPEQERFTTLLEPDTAGFFHLPKPENGYAFQLLSFFVTGDRYGKGKLTVTSPNPLELYVNDVKRATKTQVNDSIHQSGSVDAFLNGFTNNARIIIKLLASAENKIDPAVKIELKPDKGDSLLNFSFNNIDKRRISINDILEGTRVNSSSVSPSGRFVLLSLRETIKGGENRNYTEIYDTRQKRTVLSETANRSQLNWMPKSDILYYVADNNDGRTMYTLNPLTSETKIIAQQLPKENFHVAPDEKSMFYSSKETLSVTTPSGLRRLIGIDDRQAHYRDRFYLYRYFFETGFAQQLTFGRQTATLNDVTDDVKYLLFSTSGEDLSQRPFSKSSLYMLNLETMAVDTVWKDQTYTYSAQFSPDGKQLLIHGAPEAFNGIGLNVKEGQIANSYDTQSFIMDLATRRVDPVTKHFDPAINAQEWNSADHSIYYRVEEGDRANVYRYSPKTKKFDKLPLKEDVIRSFSISGNGRWAAYTGVSVSNSNRSYLLDLKTNESTLISDPYAKQLNTLVLGEVKDWKFTSSFGDEIEGRYYLPPHFNPNRKYPLIVYYYGGSSPTSRGFESTYPLHVYAAQDYVVYTLQPSGTTGYGQEFSARHVNAWGDQTAEEIIEGVQKFVAEHPFVDGTKIGNIGASYGGFMTQYLITRTDMFAASVSHAGISNITSYWGEGYWGYSYSAGASAGSYPWNNPKLYTEQSPLFHADKIKNPLLLLHGTADTNVPIGESIQMYTALKLLNKPVEFIQVEGENHAIYDYDKRIAWNNAIYAWFAKWLKGDSRWWDSMFGEK; from the coding sequence ATGAGATATAACCTCCTTCTGATCACACTGAGTGTACTATTACCGCTTTCGGCGCAACGGAACTTCATGCCGTCCGGCATCCATTCATTCGTGCCCATCACTGTTCAGCGACCGGTATTGCTGGACAGCACCGACCTCAAAGACAGCAAGTTTTCGGATGAAACGCTGCTCTCCTACTCCATTTCGTTTCCCGAACAGGAACGATTTACAACACTGTTGGAACCCGATACGGCAGGATTTTTCCACCTTCCGAAGCCGGAGAATGGATACGCGTTCCAGTTGCTTTCGTTCTTTGTTACCGGTGACCGCTACGGAAAGGGAAAACTAACCGTTACCTCGCCCAACCCGCTCGAACTTTACGTGAACGATGTAAAGCGTGCCACCAAAACGCAGGTAAACGACAGCATCCATCAATCGGGGTCGGTTGATGCTTTCCTAAACGGCTTTACGAACAACGCTCGGATCATCATCAAACTATTGGCATCGGCCGAAAACAAAATCGATCCGGCCGTCAAAATCGAACTGAAACCCGACAAAGGAGATTCCCTGTTGAATTTCTCCTTCAACAACATCGACAAACGCCGCATCTCCATCAACGATATCCTGGAGGGGACGAGGGTAAACAGTTCTTCTGTCTCCCCCAGCGGCAGGTTTGTTTTGCTCAGTTTGAGGGAAACAATAAAAGGCGGAGAGAACCGTAATTATACCGAGATTTACGATACACGGCAGAAACGAACCGTTTTGTCGGAGACAGCCAATCGTTCACAACTCAACTGGATGCCTAAATCCGACATTTTGTATTATGTAGCGGACAACAACGACGGCAGGACAATGTACACGCTCAACCCGTTGACTTCGGAAACAAAAATCATTGCTCAACAGCTTCCGAAAGAAAATTTCCACGTGGCTCCCGACGAAAAATCGATGTTCTACTCGTCCAAAGAGACCCTGTCCGTCACTACGCCTAGTGGACTAAGAAGGCTTATCGGTATTGATGACCGCCAGGCCCATTATCGCGACAGGTTCTACCTCTACCGTTATTTTTTTGAAACGGGATTTGCCCAGCAGCTCACTTTCGGAAGGCAGACCGCTACGTTGAACGACGTTACCGATGACGTGAAATACCTGCTTTTCTCTACTTCGGGGGAGGACTTATCACAACGCCCTTTCAGCAAAAGCAGCCTGTATATGCTGAACCTCGAAACAATGGCTGTTGATACCGTCTGGAAAGACCAAACATACACCTATTCGGCGCAGTTTTCTCCCGACGGCAAGCAGTTACTGATTCACGGCGCACCCGAAGCTTTCAACGGTATCGGATTGAATGTCAAAGAAGGACAAATCGCCAACAGTTACGACACTCAGTCTTTTATTATGGACCTGGCAACCCGGCGTGTTGATCCTGTAACGAAACATTTTGATCCCGCTATCAATGCCCAGGAATGGAACTCTGCGGATCATTCCATCTATTACCGCGTGGAAGAAGGAGACCGGGCCAACGTGTATCGCTACTCGCCCAAAACCAAGAAGTTCGACAAACTTCCCTTGAAAGAGGATGTTATCCGTTCGTTCAGCATCTCCGGAAACGGACGGTGGGCCGCTTATACCGGGGTGAGTGTTTCCAATTCCAACAGAAGTTACCTGCTTGACCTGAAAACAAACGAATCTACATTGATTTCCGACCCATATGCCAAACAACTCAACACCCTAGTCCTGGGCGAAGTGAAGGATTGGAAATTCACCAGTTCTTTTGGCGATGAAATAGAAGGCAGGTACTACCTCCCTCCCCACTTCAATCCGAACAGGAAGTATCCACTTATCGTATATTATTACGGAGGCTCAAGCCCTACCTCCCGCGGTTTTGAAAGCACTTATCCGTTGCACGTTTATGCGGCACAGGACTACGTTGTTTATACGCTGCAACCGAGCGGAACCACCGGATACGGACAGGAATTCTCTGCCCGCCACGTAAATGCCTGGGGTGATCAAACGGCGGAAGAAATCATTGAAGGCGTACAAAAATTTGTTGCCGAACACCCGTTTGTGGATGGCACAAAAATTGGGAACATCGGGGCTTCATACGGCGGATTCATGACACAATACCTGATTACCCGAACCGATATGTTTGCCGCATCGGTTTCTCACGCGGGAATCAGTAACATTACCAGCTATTGGGGCGAAGGGTATTGGGGATATTCCTACAGCGCGGGAGCAAGTGCGGGCAGTTATCCCTGGAACAATCCGAAGCTTTACACGGAACAAAGCCCGCTCTTCCATGCGGATAAAATTAAAAACCCACTGCTACTGTTGCACGGTACCGCCGATACGAATGTCCCCATCGGCGAAAGTATTCAGATGTATACGGCTCTGAAGTTGTTGAACAAGCCGGTGGAATTTATCCAGGTGGAGGGTGAAAATCACGCTATCTACGATTACGATAAACGCATCGCCTGGAACAACGCCATTTACGCGTGGTTCGCCAAGTGGCTCAAAGGTGATTCACGTTGGTGGGACTCGATGTTCGGAGAGAAATAG
- the fabD gene encoding ACP S-malonyltransferase yields MKKAYVFPGQGAQFVGMGKELYETSPLAKEMFEKANEVLGFRITDLMFGGTDEDLRQTKVTQPAIFLHSVILAKTMGGEFSPSMTAGHSLGEFSALVATGALSFEDGLKLVYKRALAMQKACEKNPSTMAAILALSDDKVEEICAGIDEVVVPANYNCPGQIVISGSLKGIEIACEKMKEAGAKRALPLKVGGAFHSPLMDPAKIELSEAIAATSFSRPCCPVYQNVSTIGETDPEVIKANLVAQLTAPVKWTQSIQNMIADGASEFMELGPGNVLQGLVSKIDKNVTVSGKQ; encoded by the coding sequence ATGAAAAAAGCATATGTATTTCCCGGACAAGGAGCACAGTTTGTCGGTATGGGAAAAGAGTTGTACGAGACATCACCGTTGGCGAAAGAAATGTTCGAGAAAGCCAACGAAGTTTTGGGTTTCCGTATTACGGATTTAATGTTCGGAGGGACAGACGAAGATCTTCGCCAGACAAAAGTCACCCAGCCGGCTATTTTTCTTCATTCCGTAATTCTCGCTAAAACTATGGGAGGCGAGTTCAGTCCCAGTATGACTGCAGGCCACTCATTGGGAGAATTTTCAGCGTTGGTGGCCACCGGAGCCTTGTCGTTCGAAGATGGATTAAAACTGGTTTATAAACGTGCGTTGGCCATGCAGAAAGCATGCGAAAAGAACCCTTCGACCATGGCTGCCATACTGGCCCTGTCCGATGATAAGGTCGAAGAAATTTGCGCCGGGATCGACGAGGTAGTTGTTCCTGCCAATTACAATTGTCCGGGACAGATTGTAATTTCCGGATCGCTGAAAGGGATTGAAATCGCTTGCGAGAAAATGAAAGAAGCCGGTGCCAAAAGGGCTCTCCCGCTAAAAGTGGGTGGGGCATTCCACTCACCGCTCATGGATCCCGCTAAAATAGAATTATCCGAAGCAATTGCTGCGACCTCCTTCTCCAGGCCCTGTTGTCCGGTTTATCAGAATGTTTCTACAATCGGAGAGACCGACCCGGAAGTTATAAAAGCAAATCTAGTGGCACAGCTGACTGCGCCTGTAAAATGGACTCAATCGATTCAGAACATGATTGCCGACGGCGCCTCCGAGTTTATGGAGCTTGGCCCGGGAAACGTACTGCAAGGCTTGGTATCGAAGATCGATAAAAACGTAACTGTTTCGGGGAAACAATAA
- a CDS encoding 4-(cytidine 5'-diphospho)-2-C-methyl-D-erythritol kinase, with amino-acid sequence MICFPNAKINLGLNIISRRGDGYHNLETLFYPIGLRDGLEIVPSGREEDFRLFQTGATIQGDMDDNLVIKALKLISEEKKIPGIDIHLFKKIPFGAGLGGGSSDAAFMLKLLNDTFSLGYTVPELEQKAAEIGADCPFFIKNKPAFAKETGNLLEEVDLDLSSYFFVLVKPDITVSTKEAYSLISPVPPEIPLGEIIQKPVSEWKGLLKNDFEPPIFKKYPEICRIKEQLYAKGAVYASMSGSGSSVYGFFEKETDIRFDNCWVWKNKEL; translated from the coding sequence ATGATCTGTTTCCCCAACGCGAAAATAAATTTAGGACTAAACATTATTTCCAGACGTGGCGACGGTTACCACAACCTGGAAACCCTTTTTTATCCTATCGGATTAAGGGATGGATTAGAAATCGTTCCGTCAGGCCGGGAAGAAGATTTTCGTCTCTTCCAGACAGGAGCAACCATACAGGGAGATATGGACGACAACCTGGTCATAAAGGCCCTGAAACTGATTTCGGAGGAAAAAAAGATTCCCGGCATTGATATTCATTTATTCAAAAAGATCCCTTTCGGGGCAGGGTTGGGCGGAGGTTCATCGGATGCGGCATTTATGCTGAAATTACTGAACGACACGTTTTCCCTGGGTTATACCGTACCGGAATTGGAACAAAAAGCGGCGGAAATCGGTGCCGATTGCCCGTTTTTTATCAAAAATAAACCGGCTTTTGCAAAAGAGACAGGCAATCTGCTGGAAGAAGTGGATTTGGATTTGAGCAGCTACTTTTTCGTATTGGTAAAACCCGATATCACCGTTTCCACAAAAGAGGCTTACTCCCTGATTTCACCTGTGCCGCCGGAAATACCGCTTGGGGAGATTATCCAAAAACCGGTTTCCGAATGGAAAGGATTGCTGAAAAACGATTTTGAGCCGCCTATTTTCAAAAAATATCCCGAAATTTGCAGGATTAAAGAACAATTGTACGCCAAAGGCGCAGTATATGCATCCATGTCCGGCTCCGGCTCATCGGTTTACGGCTTTTTTGAGAAAGAGACGGACATAAGGTTTGACAATTGCTGGGTATGGAAAAATAAAGAATTATGA
- a CDS encoding TetR/AcrR family transcriptional regulator — protein sequence MTLKERIVRRAGTLFYQYGIKNVSMDDLASSLGISKRTLYENFRDKEEVLLTYLAGKRDERNNKIVEVINRSENMIEVFLYLIEYHKNKDLPSIKFYEDIYKYYPRIYKLIQQDVENNKIHIKTYLQQGIDQGYIRGNLNVDVAAFLVEESTYTYIRAAYLEKPPFSFQQLFFTMMVNFIRGISTYKGIQIIDDYLTNKTNENN from the coding sequence ATGACACTAAAAGAAAGAATAGTCAGAAGAGCAGGTACTCTTTTTTACCAGTACGGTATCAAAAACGTCTCTATGGATGACCTAGCGTCTTCTTTAGGCATTTCAAAACGCACTCTTTACGAGAATTTCCGGGATAAGGAAGAGGTCTTATTGACTTACCTGGCTGGCAAGCGCGATGAAAGGAACAATAAGATTGTGGAGGTAATAAACCGGTCGGAAAATATGATTGAGGTATTTCTTTATTTGATTGAATACCATAAAAATAAGGACCTGCCTTCCATTAAATTTTACGAAGATATCTATAAGTATTATCCCCGGATCTACAAGCTGATTCAGCAAGATGTTGAAAACAATAAAATACATATAAAAACATACCTGCAGCAGGGAATCGATCAAGGTTATATCCGCGGGAACCTGAACGTGGACGTGGCGGCCTTCCTGGTGGAGGAGAGTACCTACACGTATATTCGTGCAGCGTATCTTGAGAAACCGCCTTTTTCCTTTCAGCAGCTTTTTTTTACGATGATGGTAAATTTTATTCGCGGAATTTCTACCTATAAAGGGATTCAAATTATTGATGATTATCTTACAAACAAAACAAACGAAAACAATTAA
- a CDS encoding LytTR family transcriptional regulator DNA-binding domain-containing protein yields the protein MNFFLPNNLSRILTISVLCVVYAFMQALAFRSLVTFPFPQLMLDGMMNALFFTGVSFLLWKVVKYGNFETLEIYQRFINYTALGFLAITIWTGLGYISAFLVFNPKNLMEAIKMFPLKAFVAFLIYLLLVQFFRVRLAEREASPQPVDEDTEEDLLKPGDIGTEEIQPLERIVIRSGQKINMIQVSEIVYFRAEGDYVRIFTDSDKFLKEETMKYFQLHLPDKQFVRVHRSYLVNTVKILRIELYEKQNQLLTLSNGDKIKISASGYKRLRERLGL from the coding sequence ATGAATTTTTTTCTTCCGAATAATTTATCGCGTATATTGACGATATCTGTCCTGTGCGTCGTCTATGCATTTATGCAGGCGTTGGCATTCCGTTCGCTTGTAACGTTTCCTTTCCCCCAATTGATGTTGGACGGGATGATGAATGCGTTGTTTTTTACAGGTGTAAGTTTTTTGCTCTGGAAAGTGGTCAAGTACGGGAATTTTGAAACATTGGAAATTTATCAGCGTTTTATCAATTACACTGCACTTGGTTTCTTAGCCATAACCATTTGGACGGGTTTAGGTTATATTTCGGCTTTTTTGGTTTTTAATCCGAAAAACCTGATGGAAGCCATAAAGATGTTTCCGCTGAAAGCTTTCGTTGCTTTTCTCATATATCTCCTGTTGGTACAGTTTTTCAGGGTAAGACTTGCTGAAAGGGAGGCCTCTCCCCAGCCGGTAGATGAGGATACGGAAGAGGATTTGTTGAAACCAGGCGATATTGGCACAGAAGAAATCCAACCGCTCGAACGTATTGTTATCAGATCGGGACAAAAGATAAACATGATTCAGGTTTCAGAAATTGTTTATTTCCGGGCCGAAGGCGATTATGTGCGTATTTTTACCGATTCCGACAAGTTTTTGAAAGAAGAAACCATGAAGTATTTCCAACTTCATTTGCCTGATAAGCAGTTTGTAAGGGTGCATCGTTCTTATTTGGTCAACACGGTAAAAATATTGCGCATCGAATTGTACGAGAAACAAAATCAACTGCTTACCTTGAGTAACGGTGATAAAATAAAAATCAGTGCCTCCGGATACAAGCGGCTTCGGGAAAGGCTGGGCTTGTAA
- a CDS encoding AMP-binding protein — protein MLEKFLKQISFSSHQDFVDNYAIQVPENFNFAYDVVDEWAKTHPTKRALCWTNDKGQHKDLNFSQLKKLSDKTASFLLSLGIRKGDMVMLILKRNIEFWHVILALHKIGAVAIPATHLLTDKDIVYRANAADIKAIITSQDDNLIEHVNGAMPKSPSVKYRIMIGKNIPEGWIDFHNGVENAVPFVKPEQVNKNEDIMILYFTSGTTGQPKMVIHDFTYPLGHITTAKFWHNLHENSIHLTLADTGWAKAVWGKLYGQWIVGACVFVYDFEGRFIPADVLSMISKYRVTSLCAPPTIFRFLIREELDKYDLSSLEYCTTAGEALNPSVFETFYRKTGIKMMEAFGQTETAPTVITFPWIEPKPGSMGMPNPLYKMDLLTYDGRSAEDGEQGEIVFRTDEGRPLALFMGYYRDEELTRSVYTNNLYRTGDMAWRDEDGYYWFVGRTDDIIKSSGYRIGPFEVESAVMTHPAVVECAITGVPDEIRGQVIKATIVLAPQYKEKANDDLAHDIQEHVKNVTAPYKYPRIIEFVNELPKTISGKIRRVEIRGKDS, from the coding sequence ATGTTAGAAAAATTTTTAAAACAAATCTCGTTTTCATCGCATCAGGATTTTGTAGACAACTATGCAATCCAAGTTCCCGAGAATTTTAATTTCGCCTACGATGTGGTGGACGAATGGGCAAAAACACATCCCACCAAACGCGCTTTGTGCTGGACAAACGATAAAGGCCAACACAAAGACTTAAACTTTTCCCAGTTAAAAAAGTTATCCGATAAAACGGCATCGTTCCTCCTTTCCCTGGGCATACGGAAAGGCGATATGGTGATGTTGATTCTCAAACGGAACATCGAGTTCTGGCACGTTATCCTGGCTCTTCATAAAATAGGAGCCGTGGCTATTCCCGCCACACACCTGCTTACCGACAAGGACATTGTTTATCGTGCCAATGCAGCTGACATCAAGGCGATAATTACTTCACAAGACGACAATCTGATTGAGCACGTAAACGGAGCCATGCCAAAATCACCGTCGGTAAAATACCGGATTATGATTGGAAAGAACATTCCCGAAGGGTGGATTGACTTTCACAACGGCGTAGAGAATGCCGTACCGTTTGTGAAACCCGAACAGGTGAACAAGAACGAGGATATCATGATTCTCTATTTCACGTCGGGAACCACAGGACAACCCAAAATGGTCATCCACGACTTTACCTATCCCCTCGGGCACATCACCACCGCAAAATTCTGGCACAACCTGCACGAGAACAGCATACACCTGACCTTAGCCGATACCGGATGGGCGAAAGCCGTGTGGGGAAAACTCTACGGGCAATGGATTGTGGGTGCATGCGTGTTTGTGTACGATTTTGAAGGACGGTTCATCCCTGCCGATGTGCTCTCGATGATTTCGAAATACCGAGTAACCTCACTTTGTGCTCCACCAACTATCTTCAGGTTTCTCATTCGCGAGGAGCTGGACAAATACGATTTATCGTCACTGGAATACTGTACCACTGCAGGGGAAGCGTTAAATCCTTCGGTCTTCGAAACATTTTACCGGAAAACCGGAATCAAGATGATGGAAGCTTTTGGGCAGACCGAAACGGCTCCCACTGTCATTACTTTCCCCTGGATAGAACCTAAACCCGGTTCAATGGGTATGCCTAATCCCCTCTATAAAATGGATTTGCTTACATACGACGGTCGTTCAGCAGAAGACGGCGAGCAGGGTGAAATTGTATTTCGTACCGATGAAGGACGTCCATTGGCTCTGTTTATGGGATACTATCGCGATGAAGAACTCACACGCAGCGTATATACCAATAACCTTTACCGTACCGGCGATATGGCCTGGCGCGACGAAGACGGTTATTACTGGTTTGTAGGACGGACCGACGATATCATCAAAAGTTCCGGTTACCGAATTGGTCCGTTTGAAGTGGAAAGCGCCGTTATGACACACCCCGCTGTTGTGGAATGCGCCATTACCGGTGTACCCGATGAAATTCGAGGGCAAGTGATCAAAGCCACCATCGTTTTAGCACCACAATACAAAGAGAAAGCAAATGACGACTTGGCACACGATATTCAGGAGCACGTGAAAAACGTAACAGCACCCTACAAATATCCACGCATCATTGAATTCGTAAATGAACTGCCAAAAACCATAAGTGGAAAAATCCGACGGGTGGAGATCAGGGGAAAAGACAGTTGA
- a CDS encoding DUF2461 domain-containing protein yields MKTVPSFSGFTPETIQFLVDLKENNFRQWFEDHRELYEIELLQPFRALVNTLSPAMHNIDSLFEFRTHKVLSRIYRDIRFSKNKDPYNACLWMSFQRMGTSWENFPGYFMELNTEHVMLGMGLFAPKRKVMDVFREKIEGEPDTFRELVQKDVFGRGFSVEGESYKKPVHNTLSDFFQPWMNRKAVYVMKTLPVSDERIYSDALALLLADDFTHLAGLYRLMVEAREEVAPL; encoded by the coding sequence ATGAAAACCGTGCCGTCGTTTTCGGGATTCACACCCGAAACCATACAGTTTCTGGTCGATCTCAAAGAGAACAACTTTCGCCAATGGTTCGAAGATCACCGTGAGCTTTACGAGATTGAACTGCTACAACCCTTCCGGGCATTGGTAAACACGCTCTCGCCGGCCATGCACAACATAGACTCCTTGTTTGAATTCCGCACGCACAAGGTATTATCGCGTATTTACCGCGACATCCGTTTCTCAAAAAACAAAGATCCTTACAACGCCTGCCTGTGGATGAGTTTTCAACGCATGGGCACATCGTGGGAAAATTTTCCGGGTTATTTTATGGAGCTTAACACGGAGCATGTCATGCTGGGTATGGGGCTCTTTGCACCCAAGCGCAAAGTGATGGATGTTTTCCGGGAGAAGATTGAAGGCGAACCCGACACTTTCCGGGAACTGGTTCAGAAAGATGTGTTTGGACGAGGTTTTTCGGTTGAAGGCGAAAGTTACAAGAAACCTGTCCACAACACCCTGTCCGACTTTTTTCAGCCCTGGATGAACCGGAAAGCTGTTTACGTGATGAAGACGCTTCCCGTTTCGGACGAAAGAATTTACAGCGATGCGCTCGCTCTTTTGCTTGCCGACGATTTCACTCATCTTGCCGGTCTATACCGGTTGATGGTGGAAGCCCGGGAAGAAGTTGCACCTCTATAA
- a CDS encoding helix-turn-helix transcriptional regulator, whose product MTTDIKAIGERIKGLRDALDFTPGEMAQRLELETSVYLAYEEGKNDISISLLKRIEKEFNVDLATLMFGTEPRMTSYFVTRKDQGLAVERVAAYKYQSLTAGFTHNMGDVFIVTVEPKAKDTDFFLNIHPGQEFNLVLEGSLLFHHNGKNITLNEGDSIYFDSSLPHGMKALNNKAVKFLAVVIEP is encoded by the coding sequence ATGACTACCGATATAAAAGCAATTGGAGAACGCATAAAAGGATTGCGCGACGCCCTGGATTTCACGCCCGGCGAAATGGCTCAACGCCTTGAGCTTGAAACAAGTGTCTATCTAGCCTATGAAGAAGGGAAAAACGACATTTCCATATCGCTCCTTAAGCGTATCGAGAAGGAGTTTAATGTGGACCTGGCTACGCTGATGTTCGGTACGGAGCCAAGAATGACCTCCTACTTCGTGACCCGTAAGGATCAAGGCCTCGCTGTTGAACGCGTTGCAGCATATAAATATCAGTCGTTGACGGCTGGATTCACCCACAATATGGGCGACGTCTTCATCGTAACGGTAGAACCAAAAGCAAAGGACACCGATTTTTTCTTAAATATTCATCCCGGACAGGAATTCAACCTCGTGCTCGAAGGAAGCCTACTTTTCCATCATAACGGTAAAAACATCACATTAAACGAAGGCGACAGCATTTATTTCGATTCCTCATTACCCCATGGGATGAAAGCGTTGAACAACAAAGCAGTGAAATTCCTGGCTGTGGTGATCGAGCCATAG